The following are encoded in a window of Variovorax paradoxus genomic DNA:
- a CDS encoding enoyl-CoA hydratase/isomerase family protein, with product MASDTETIALRESQLVIDGPVAEFSHQRPGARNALSMELRADYAEMLARVRENRALRVLVLTGSGGSFCAGGDVKGMNERLQDPDPERNSPDATRRRLMDSQLWLTQLRELDLPVIAAVDGAAYGAGFGLALQADFILASTRAAFCMSFARMGAVPDYGALYTLPRIVGLARAKEVMLTARRIGAQEAMAMGFVHAVHEPAALPQAARAFAHRLSAGPREAAAMTRSLLNKSFETDYATLATLEACAQGVAMASAYHAEAAARFTRGEPSLFDWDRDSAAPQQK from the coding sequence ATGGCCTCCGATACCGAAACCATTGCCTTGCGCGAGTCGCAGCTCGTCATCGACGGCCCCGTCGCCGAGTTTTCGCACCAGCGGCCTGGCGCGCGCAACGCGCTGTCGATGGAACTGCGCGCCGACTACGCCGAGATGCTGGCGCGCGTGCGCGAGAACCGCGCGCTGCGCGTGCTCGTGCTCACCGGCTCGGGCGGCAGCTTCTGCGCGGGCGGCGACGTCAAGGGCATGAACGAGCGGCTGCAAGACCCCGACCCCGAGCGCAACTCGCCCGACGCCACGCGCCGCCGCCTCATGGACTCGCAGCTGTGGCTGACCCAGCTGCGCGAGCTCGACCTGCCGGTGATCGCCGCCGTGGACGGCGCGGCCTACGGCGCCGGCTTCGGCCTGGCGCTGCAGGCCGACTTCATCCTCGCGTCGACGCGTGCCGCCTTCTGCATGTCGTTCGCGCGCATGGGCGCGGTGCCCGACTACGGCGCGCTGTACACGCTGCCGCGCATCGTGGGCTTGGCGCGCGCCAAGGAAGTGATGCTCACCGCGCGCCGCATCGGCGCGCAAGAAGCGATGGCGATGGGCTTCGTCCATGCGGTGCATGAACCCGCTGCACTGCCGCAGGCCGCGCGCGCCTTCGCGCACCGGCTCTCGGCCGGCCCGCGCGAGGCGGCCGCCATGACGCGCAGCCTGCTCAACAAGAGCTTCGAGACCGACTACGCCACGCTGGCCACGCTGGAGGCCTGCGCGCAGGGCGTGGCGATGGCCTCGGCCTACCACGCCGAGGCCGCGGCGCGATTCACGCGTGGCGAACCCAGCCTGTTCGATTGGGACCGCGACAGCGCGGCGCCGCAGCAGAAATAG
- a CDS encoding LuxR C-terminal-related transcriptional regulator, translating into MPTLPAERTKHNDAQPVSGSLPRSAGLLLSRETLLARLSLSASAPHRLVVVQAPAGCGKTSLLQLWRRELVSVGSEVAWVGLGSDDNDILRLVDDLFAALEPIDAAITREARLLAGRGSDPEAVERMVIGLVQGIAASGREIVLVLDDAHHLHSAGAVHAVQLLIEYAPANLRCALATRTALPLFLARARAADQMLQLGPDDLRFSRDESVEFLRERLSGADDRIADRLHALTDGWPAGLQLLSVALRRRPGALPEQVERVCDPKTFSAYLEQEVLLRLAPDELRLMVCCAVPSRFNAPLGAALLGEPLGTAHCAALLGRLAGEGLFMTRTAGADDPAAWWRIHPLLRDVLRARFETWPAPERRRVHVAAWHWFAAEAQHHDAVRHAMQAGEADAAVELVEGCASELFVRGELRQLVSLVRLLPPALLSERAGLRLWMAWVEVYERRLAECARTVAQLRIDLADAPPAMRYRLTLLRGLLAVQSDDTLGAMAILPELQHAPDGADGIARAGRRNILSWLYVYRGEYERARRIQLDEEPPLVEGQVLHGTPFGALVGRCLVGLAHAVEGQMIQAERIYRDVLFEADQRGSSCVDAACMAAGLLAEVLYELNDPAAAARLVEERLDVLERVSIPDTVVRVMLVLTRARRMAGRPLDALAHLEQVEDYAQRLGLDRVMAYCLLEQFKLHAERGESEAVRDCMAQLDALDARHAGVESETLSEIMVVAERARIRLAIWDGDLQGALRRIDALWVLCERRGRIRRLAYLHLQAAVLERRLGRDDVARERTREALRIGHRLGLVRSLLDADPDALALIEMVGAEPGMDPLLAFYAQRIQASARQSQANAGSGQGAGSDSARTASLELLSPRETEIVQLLQQSMPNKKIARALGVSLDTVKWHLKNVYGKLGATGRDDVVQRLRAAGTKTGAP; encoded by the coding sequence ATGCCGACCCTGCCCGCCGAGCGCACGAAACACAACGATGCGCAGCCTGTGTCCGGATCGCTTCCGCGGTCCGCCGGGCTTCTGTTGTCGCGCGAGACCTTGCTCGCGCGCCTGTCCTTGTCCGCCTCGGCGCCGCACCGGCTCGTCGTCGTTCAGGCGCCCGCGGGCTGCGGCAAGACCTCGCTGCTCCAGCTGTGGCGGCGCGAGCTGGTGTCGGTGGGTTCGGAGGTCGCCTGGGTCGGGCTGGGCAGCGACGACAACGACATCCTGCGGCTCGTCGACGACCTGTTCGCGGCCTTGGAGCCCATCGATGCGGCCATCACGCGCGAGGCCCGCCTGCTGGCCGGGCGCGGCAGCGATCCCGAGGCGGTCGAGCGCATGGTCATCGGCCTGGTGCAGGGCATCGCGGCGAGCGGGCGCGAGATCGTGCTGGTGCTCGACGATGCGCACCATCTGCACAGCGCCGGGGCGGTGCATGCGGTCCAGCTGCTGATCGAGTACGCGCCCGCCAACCTTCGCTGCGCCCTGGCCACGCGCACCGCGTTGCCGCTTTTTCTCGCACGCGCACGCGCGGCGGACCAGATGCTGCAGCTCGGCCCCGACGACCTGCGTTTTTCGCGCGACGAATCGGTCGAGTTTCTTCGCGAGCGCCTGTCGGGCGCCGACGACCGCATCGCCGATCGCCTGCATGCGCTGACCGACGGGTGGCCGGCCGGCCTGCAGCTGCTGAGCGTGGCCTTGCGCCGCCGGCCGGGCGCGCTGCCGGAGCAGGTCGAGCGTGTCTGCGATCCCAAGACCTTCTCTGCCTACCTCGAGCAGGAGGTGCTGCTGCGCCTGGCGCCGGACGAGTTGCGCCTGATGGTGTGCTGCGCGGTGCCGTCGCGGTTCAATGCGCCGCTGGGCGCCGCGCTGCTCGGCGAGCCACTGGGTACCGCGCACTGCGCCGCACTGCTGGGCCGGCTCGCGGGCGAAGGGCTGTTCATGACCCGCACCGCCGGCGCGGACGATCCGGCCGCGTGGTGGCGCATCCATCCGCTGCTGCGCGACGTGCTGCGCGCCCGCTTCGAGACCTGGCCGGCGCCCGAGCGCCGCCGTGTCCACGTCGCGGCATGGCACTGGTTCGCGGCCGAGGCCCAGCACCACGATGCCGTGCGCCACGCCATGCAGGCCGGCGAAGCCGACGCTGCCGTCGAACTGGTGGAAGGCTGCGCGAGCGAGTTGTTCGTGCGCGGCGAGCTGCGCCAGCTGGTGAGCCTGGTGCGGCTGCTGCCGCCCGCGCTGCTGAGCGAGCGGGCGGGCCTGCGCCTGTGGATGGCCTGGGTCGAGGTGTACGAGCGCCGGCTGGCCGAGTGCGCGCGCACCGTCGCCCAGTTGCGCATCGACCTGGCCGACGCCCCGCCCGCCATGCGCTACCGGCTCACGCTGTTGCGCGGCCTGCTGGCGGTGCAGAGCGACGACACGCTCGGCGCGATGGCGATCCTGCCGGAGCTGCAGCACGCGCCCGATGGCGCGGATGGCATCGCGCGGGCCGGGCGGCGCAACATCCTGAGTTGGCTCTACGTGTACCGCGGCGAGTACGAGCGCGCGCGCCGCATCCAGCTCGACGAGGAGCCGCCGCTGGTCGAAGGGCAAGTGCTGCACGGTACGCCTTTCGGTGCGCTGGTCGGTCGTTGCCTGGTCGGGTTGGCGCATGCGGTCGAAGGCCAGATGATCCAGGCCGAGCGCATCTACCGCGACGTGCTGTTCGAGGCCGATCAGCGCGGCAGCAGCTGCGTCGATGCCGCCTGCATGGCGGCCGGCCTGCTGGCCGAAGTGCTCTACGAATTGAACGACCCGGCCGCCGCGGCGCGCCTGGTCGAAGAGCGGCTCGACGTGCTGGAGCGCGTGTCGATTCCCGACACCGTGGTGCGCGTGATGCTGGTGTTGACGCGCGCCCGCCGCATGGCCGGCCGCCCGCTCGATGCCCTGGCCCACCTGGAACAGGTCGAAGACTACGCGCAGCGGCTCGGCCTGGACCGCGTGATGGCCTACTGCCTGCTGGAGCAGTTCAAGCTGCACGCGGAGCGCGGCGAATCCGAGGCGGTGCGCGACTGCATGGCGCAGCTGGATGCGCTCGACGCGCGCCACGCGGGTGTCGAATCCGAAACCCTCAGCGAGATCATGGTGGTCGCGGAGCGCGCGCGCATTCGCCTGGCGATCTGGGACGGTGACCTGCAGGGCGCGTTGCGGCGCATCGACGCGCTGTGGGTCCTGTGCGAGCGGCGCGGGCGCATCCGCCGCCTGGCCTACCTGCACCTGCAGGCGGCCGTGCTCGAGCGCCGGCTGGGGCGGGACGATGTGGCGCGCGAGCGCACGCGCGAAGCCCTGCGCATTGGCCACCGGCTCGGCCTGGTGCGCTCGCTGCTCGATGCCGACCCCGACGCGCTGGCGCTGATCGAGATGGTGGGCGCCGAGCCCGGCATGGACCCGCTGCTGGCCTTCTACGCCCAGCGCATCCAGGCCTCGGCCCGCCAGTCGCAGGCGAACGCGGGGAGCGGGCAGGGCGCAGGCAGTGACTCGGCCCGCACCGCCTCGCTCGAGCTGCTGAGCCCGCGAGAGACCGAGATCGTGCAGCTGCTGCAGCAGTCGATGCCGAACAAGAAGATCGCCCGCGCGCTCGGGGTGTCGCTCGACACCGTGAAGTGGCACCTGAAGAACGTCTACGGCAAGCTCGGCGCGACCGGGCGCGACGACGTGGTGCAGCGCCTGCGCGCCGCTGGGACGAAGACCGGGGCTCCGTAG
- a CDS encoding Bug family tripartite tricarboxylate transporter substrate binding protein, whose amino-acid sequence MSVRFFPFAGAVRALLVGAALAVSAQAQAAGYPERPVRILVGVQAGASTDTLARLVAQKLGDRLGQPFIVENRTGAATRIGMETMARAPADGYTLGLANAVSTSFPLMFDNFPFVPGKDFVPVSMVGRAPSFLAVRSTLPVRNVAEFIAYAKANSGKLSFGYGGAGSNPHVAALTLVRSLGVKAIGAPYKGNAPTALAVGAGEVDFAMLEYAAVRPMVERGNVRLLAVTEPKRFALLPDVPTSTEQGLTREIEGMTPWFMWMAPAGTPKPVVELLNRHVNEILKLPEVQQPLRAAGIEPEGSTTAAATEYFLGERARITRLSQELGVSFKE is encoded by the coding sequence ATGTCCGTTCGATTTTTCCCCTTTGCCGGTGCGGTCCGCGCGCTGCTTGTCGGCGCCGCACTCGCGGTGTCGGCACAGGCGCAGGCCGCTGGGTACCCCGAGCGCCCTGTGCGCATCCTCGTGGGCGTGCAGGCCGGCGCCAGCACCGACACGCTCGCGCGGCTGGTCGCGCAGAAGCTTGGCGACCGGCTGGGCCAGCCCTTCATCGTCGAGAACCGGACCGGCGCAGCCACCCGCATCGGCATGGAGACCATGGCACGCGCGCCGGCGGACGGCTACACGCTGGGGCTCGCGAACGCGGTCAGCACCAGCTTTCCGCTGATGTTCGACAACTTCCCCTTCGTGCCGGGCAAGGACTTCGTGCCGGTCTCGATGGTCGGCCGCGCGCCGTCGTTCCTGGCGGTGCGCAGCACGCTGCCCGTGCGCAACGTCGCCGAGTTCATCGCCTATGCCAAGGCCAACAGCGGCAAGCTGAGCTTCGGCTACGGCGGCGCGGGCAGCAACCCGCACGTGGCCGCGCTCACGCTGGTGCGCTCGCTTGGCGTGAAGGCCATCGGCGCGCCCTACAAGGGCAATGCGCCCACGGCCCTGGCCGTGGGCGCGGGCGAGGTCGACTTCGCGATGCTCGAGTACGCCGCGGTGCGCCCGATGGTGGAGCGCGGCAACGTCCGCCTGCTCGCCGTGACCGAGCCCAAGCGCTTCGCGCTCCTGCCCGACGTGCCGACCAGCACCGAGCAGGGCCTCACACGCGAGATCGAAGGCATGACGCCCTGGTTCATGTGGATGGCGCCCGCGGGCACGCCCAAGCCGGTGGTCGAGCTGCTCAACCGCCACGTCAACGAGATCCTCAAGCTCCCCGAGGTGCAGCAGCCGCTGCGCGCCGCCGGCATCGAGCCCGAAGGCAGCACGACCGCGGCCGCCACCGAGTACTTCCTGGGCGAACGCGCGCGCATCACGCGGCTGTCGCAGGAACTCGGCGTGTCCTTCAAGGAATGA
- a CDS encoding LuxR C-terminal-related transcriptional regulator, which yields MPVPPSSASPTAKPEAARRPVVGTVGRERLLARLTEARQLRCIAVTGAAGAGKSALIAAWRRTLVPMGFEVAWFTPGADDDNPARFFEGLLASLAQVDAALAHETTTGIGTDPDAIERQVITLVRGIAAHPRDVALVLDDLQRLRHPAILDALQWLLDYAPPNLHLVLVSRGRLRLSLERLRSQAQTLELDRHDLRFTAAESAQFLKSQLGEIDARTVRTLHELSEGWVAGLRLFALDWKKKRREPSALTATGQPFAGLPARDATALTHYFEHEVCTHLSPGELDLLVRAAPCLRLCAPLCAALADAPGTVADVATLLLRLESEDHFVDRVEHPPGETWFRLHPLLRDALLTRFAVLAEPARQTVHARAFTWFRDRGLLQDAVRHAVQSGDPAQAAALVDQCAQSLIVRGERRELAALLRQLPPEQLQRSFSMRLWLVRTQFFERDLDACARTLDDLTRDLPADAVAHRFHVAALQAALALQRDDTDAALAMLPHLLQVPPDADPLAVGVRHNILSWLHIQQGAYEQARRVQREAPPLMVDGAPLVATAAGSLQGRCLVGLSYAMEGQMTQAERVLRAVAAEAEQAGKAGADARFLALSLLAEVLYELDDARQARALLEDKVGTLERIAMPDAVLRVHRVLAAAAWQAGDTAGAFAHLERLEAYATRHRLDRLLAHRLGDEVHCRLLCGELTAAQAALARLEAIDARHAAPAAGSLGEIREVAQRARIRLAVTLGDFERAAVQLDDLLALCEARGRQRSVVQLLVRSAAVEAQRGCGESARRKLRDALQRGHRLGLLRSLVDADTMARRMLDELARTESLDPVLAFYVERLLAVRTRPEAPVDGAAATGAPGTSGATPAGLEAFSEREVEMLRLLAQAMPNKKIARALGLSPETVKWYLSRIYGKLRVSGRDEAVARVRDLGWDAGAAATAPD from the coding sequence ATGCCGGTTCCACCCTCCTCCGCCTCGCCAACGGCCAAGCCCGAGGCAGCGCGGCGCCCGGTTGTCGGCACGGTCGGACGCGAGCGCCTGCTGGCGCGCCTGACCGAAGCCCGGCAGCTGCGTTGCATCGCCGTCACCGGGGCGGCGGGCGCTGGCAAGTCTGCGCTCATCGCGGCCTGGCGACGGACCCTGGTGCCGATGGGTTTCGAGGTTGCCTGGTTCACGCCGGGCGCGGACGACGACAACCCCGCACGCTTCTTCGAAGGCCTGCTCGCCAGCCTGGCGCAGGTCGACGCGGCGCTGGCGCACGAGACCACCACAGGCATCGGCACCGACCCCGATGCCATCGAGCGGCAGGTCATCACACTGGTGCGCGGCATCGCGGCGCACCCGCGCGATGTGGCGCTGGTGCTCGACGACCTGCAGCGGCTGCGCCACCCCGCGATCCTCGATGCGCTGCAGTGGTTGCTGGACTACGCCCCGCCCAACCTGCACCTGGTGCTGGTCTCGCGCGGCCGTCTGCGGCTGTCGCTCGAACGGCTGCGCAGCCAGGCCCAGACCCTGGAGCTCGACCGGCACGACCTGCGCTTCACGGCGGCGGAGAGTGCCCAGTTTCTGAAATCACAACTGGGCGAAATCGATGCCCGCACCGTGCGCACCCTGCACGAACTCAGCGAAGGCTGGGTCGCCGGTCTGCGCCTCTTTGCGCTCGACTGGAAGAAGAAGCGACGGGAACCCTCCGCGCTCACCGCCACGGGCCAGCCCTTCGCCGGCCTGCCTGCCCGCGATGCGACCGCCCTGACCCACTACTTCGAGCACGAGGTGTGCACGCACCTGTCGCCCGGCGAACTCGACCTGCTCGTGCGCGCGGCGCCCTGCCTGCGCCTCTGTGCACCGCTGTGCGCCGCGCTCGCCGACGCGCCGGGCACGGTCGCCGACGTGGCCACGCTGCTCCTGCGGCTGGAAAGCGAAGACCACTTTGTCGACCGCGTCGAGCACCCACCGGGCGAGACCTGGTTCCGCCTGCACCCGCTGCTGCGCGACGCGCTGCTGACCCGCTTCGCCGTCCTCGCCGAGCCTGCACGGCAGACCGTGCACGCACGCGCCTTCACGTGGTTTCGCGACCGCGGCCTGCTGCAGGACGCGGTGCGCCATGCCGTGCAGTCGGGCGATCCGGCGCAGGCCGCGGCGCTGGTCGACCAGTGCGCGCAGTCGCTCATCGTGCGCGGCGAGCGTCGCGAACTGGCGGCGTTGCTGCGCCAGCTCCCACCGGAGCAGCTGCAGCGCAGCTTCAGCATGCGGCTGTGGCTGGTGCGCACGCAGTTCTTCGAACGCGACCTCGATGCCTGCGCACGCACGCTCGATGACCTGACACGCGACCTGCCGGCCGACGCGGTCGCGCACCGCTTTCATGTCGCCGCGCTGCAGGCCGCGCTGGCGCTGCAGCGCGATGACACCGACGCCGCGCTGGCGATGCTTCCGCACTTGCTGCAGGTGCCGCCCGATGCCGATCCGCTCGCGGTCGGCGTGCGCCACAACATCCTGTCGTGGCTTCATATCCAGCAAGGCGCCTACGAGCAGGCGCGCCGCGTGCAGCGCGAGGCGCCGCCGCTGATGGTCGATGGCGCGCCGCTCGTGGCGACCGCCGCCGGCAGCCTGCAGGGCCGCTGCCTGGTCGGGCTGAGCTATGCGATGGAAGGCCAGATGACGCAGGCCGAACGCGTGCTCCGCGCCGTGGCGGCCGAAGCCGAACAGGCCGGCAAGGCGGGCGCCGATGCGCGCTTTCTCGCGCTCAGCCTGCTCGCCGAGGTGCTCTACGAACTCGACGACGCCCGCCAGGCGCGCGCGCTGCTCGAGGACAAGGTCGGCACGCTGGAACGCATCGCCATGCCCGATGCCGTGCTCCGCGTGCACCGGGTGCTGGCCGCGGCCGCCTGGCAGGCCGGTGACACGGCCGGTGCCTTCGCCCACCTCGAACGGCTGGAGGCCTACGCCACGCGCCACCGGCTCGATCGCCTGCTCGCCCACCGACTGGGCGACGAGGTGCATTGCCGCCTACTGTGCGGCGAACTGACGGCCGCCCAGGCGGCGCTGGCCCGGCTGGAGGCGATCGACGCGCGCCATGCGGCCCCGGCCGCGGGGTCGCTCGGCGAGATCCGCGAGGTGGCACAGCGCGCACGCATCCGGCTGGCCGTGACGCTGGGCGACTTTGAACGCGCCGCCGTGCAGCTGGACGACCTGCTCGCCCTGTGCGAGGCGCGCGGCCGGCAGCGCAGCGTGGTGCAGCTGCTGGTGCGCAGCGCGGCGGTCGAGGCCCAGCGCGGCTGCGGCGAATCCGCCCGGCGCAAGCTGCGCGACGCGCTGCAGCGCGGGCACCGGCTCGGCCTGCTGCGCAGCCTGGTCGATGCCGACACGATGGCGCGCCGGATGCTCGACGAGCTCGCGCGCACCGAATCGCTCGACCCGGTGCTGGCCTTCTACGTCGAGCGCCTGCTGGCCGTGCGCACGCGCCCGGAGGCGCCCGTGGACGGTGCCGCCGCAACCGGCGCACCCGGTACATCGGGCGCAACGCCGGCCGGCCTCGAAGCCTTCAGCGAGCGCGAGGTCGAGATGTTGCGCCTGCTGGCCCAGGCCATGCCCAACAAGAAGATCGCGCGCGCCCTCGGCCTGTCGCCCGAGACGGTCAAGTGGTACCTGAGCCGCATCTACGGCAAGCTGCGCGTGTCCGGCCGCGACGAAGCCGTGGCGCGCGTGCGCGACCTCGGATGGGACGCCGGCGCCGCCGCCACCGCGCCGGACTGA
- a CDS encoding acyl-CoA dehydrogenase family protein → MNVTRNVFRDDHEMYRETVRRFLERECKPRQADWDRAGQVDRETWLKAGREGLLCASLPEDYGGGGGDFGHAAVFSEEMARSGVSGPAFGMHSDIIAPYILRAGTEEQKRKWLPGTASGETILAIAMTEPGTGSDLKAVRTTAVREGDEYVINGSKTFISNGLTADLILVVCKTDPAAGAKGISLIAVEATRAGFRRGRKLEKVGQYAQDTAELFFDNVRVPVVNRLGEEGKGFAYLMGELPQERFTIAVGAAARLERALENTLAYVKERRAFDQTVWDFQNTKFKLADVKAQAVAVRTLIDHYIGEHMRRRLTLEEAAIAKLFATETLGKALDEMVQLHGGYGYMLEYPIARDFVDMRVTRIYGGTSEVMRELIARKL, encoded by the coding sequence GTGAACGTGACCCGCAACGTCTTTCGAGACGACCATGAGATGTACCGCGAGACGGTGCGCCGCTTCCTGGAACGCGAATGCAAGCCGCGCCAAGCCGACTGGGACCGTGCCGGCCAGGTCGACCGCGAGACCTGGCTGAAGGCCGGCCGCGAAGGCCTGCTGTGCGCCTCGCTCCCCGAGGACTACGGCGGTGGCGGCGGCGACTTCGGCCACGCGGCCGTGTTCAGCGAAGAGATGGCGCGCTCCGGCGTGAGCGGCCCGGCCTTCGGCATGCACTCGGACATCATCGCGCCCTACATCCTGCGCGCCGGCACCGAGGAACAGAAGCGCAAGTGGCTGCCCGGCACGGCCTCGGGCGAGACCATCCTGGCCATCGCCATGACCGAGCCGGGCACCGGCAGCGACCTGAAGGCGGTGCGCACCACCGCCGTTCGCGAGGGTGACGAGTACGTCATCAACGGCAGCAAGACCTTCATCAGCAACGGGCTCACGGCCGACCTGATCCTCGTGGTCTGCAAGACCGACCCGGCCGCCGGCGCCAAGGGCATCAGCCTGATCGCGGTGGAAGCCACGCGCGCGGGCTTCCGGCGCGGGCGCAAGCTCGAGAAGGTGGGCCAGTACGCGCAGGACACGGCCGAACTCTTCTTCGACAACGTGCGCGTGCCGGTGGTCAACCGCCTGGGCGAGGAAGGCAAGGGCTTCGCCTACCTGATGGGCGAGCTGCCGCAGGAGCGCTTCACCATCGCCGTCGGCGCCGCCGCACGACTGGAGCGCGCGCTGGAGAACACGCTGGCTTATGTCAAGGAGCGCCGCGCCTTCGACCAGACCGTGTGGGACTTCCAGAACACCAAGTTCAAGCTCGCCGACGTGAAGGCACAGGCCGTGGCCGTGCGCACCCTGATCGACCACTACATCGGCGAGCACATGCGCCGGCGCCTCACGCTCGAAGAAGCAGCCATCGCCAAGCTCTTCGCCACCGAGACGCTGGGCAAGGCGCTCGACGAGATGGTGCAGCTGCACGGCGGCTACGGCTACATGCTGGAGTACCCCATCGCACGCGACTTCGTCGACATGCGCGTCACGCGCATCTACGGCGGCACCAGCGAAGTGATGCGCGAGCTGATCGCCAGAAAACTCTGA
- a CDS encoding acyl-CoA dehydrogenase family protein, with amino-acid sequence MSPHASTPDLETFRAEVRHFLDEAIPSDIRASVRAHCLVTREQASRWQRILHARGWGAPGWPREHGGPGWSLVQQAVFREELAASDAPRYENLGIDTIGPTLMRHGTPAQQARFLPRMLSFDDYWAQGYSEPDAGSDLASLRTTARREGDHYVVSGTKIWQSYGHWANWALVLVRSDSSAARKQDGISVLLIDLESPGVTVRPIRFMNGAQFHVQLFFDEVRVPVENLVGVEHAGWSVAKGLLVIERLFVARVAECKADVLETARMAEGRGPGGASLLAQDVYARRFAELDVRARALDAAWWPAVRTVEAGGDAGLDASLLKLQGNTLLQDLQQLQLEFAGLEALPCDAGAIDGVPNPEPLSPTYAENLALHVWRYRGITLGGGTSEVQRGIVAKAIFGGQSALDGDAGEPLNDEQAMLDAALRRLLADRYAFEHRQRVLADHGGFDASFWQSLHDLGIGSLCVPERDGGFGGGAVELSAVMEATGEALLLEPLLWSTVLGVQLVSDTPPSEVRSRLLDGLADGSLRVAFAHGEGNGVADVARIDTLARRDRDGWRLSGRKRFVLGGDGAQTLLVSARLEDGGLGLFACDAAAAGVARRSYRLHDGRGACDAVFDNVALPIDALIAGPERAGEIIEEAVAFATLALAAESVGAMRRALAITVDYMRTRKQFDRALADYQALQHRVVEHYRLWGQARTLVREAAQGWPAVSPQERVRRVSAAKYAAGLAGRAIALDGLQLHGAVGLQDETAISHYAKRLMANDVLLGDATFHLGRFAGAGAAIP; translated from the coding sequence ATGTCCCCGCACGCATCCACCCCCGACCTCGAGACTTTCCGCGCCGAGGTCCGCCACTTCCTCGACGAGGCCATTCCCTCCGACATCCGCGCCTCGGTGCGCGCGCACTGCCTGGTCACGCGCGAGCAGGCCAGCCGCTGGCAGCGCATCCTGCATGCGCGCGGTTGGGGCGCCCCCGGATGGCCGCGCGAACACGGCGGTCCCGGCTGGTCGCTGGTGCAGCAGGCCGTGTTCCGCGAAGAGCTCGCCGCCAGCGACGCGCCGCGCTACGAAAACCTGGGCATCGACACCATCGGCCCCACGCTGATGCGCCACGGCACGCCCGCGCAGCAGGCCCGCTTCCTGCCGCGCATGCTGTCCTTCGACGACTACTGGGCGCAGGGCTATTCCGAGCCCGACGCCGGCTCCGACCTGGCCTCGCTGCGCACCACGGCGCGGCGCGAGGGCGACCACTACGTCGTCAGCGGCACCAAGATCTGGCAGAGCTACGGCCACTGGGCCAACTGGGCGCTGGTGCTCGTGCGCAGCGACAGCAGCGCGGCGCGCAAGCAGGACGGCATCTCGGTGCTGTTGATCGACCTCGAATCGCCCGGCGTCACGGTGCGCCCGATCCGCTTCATGAACGGCGCGCAGTTCCACGTCCAGCTCTTCTTCGACGAGGTGCGCGTGCCGGTCGAGAACCTCGTCGGTGTCGAGCATGCCGGCTGGAGCGTGGCCAAGGGGCTGCTCGTGATCGAGCGCCTGTTCGTCGCACGCGTCGCCGAGTGCAAGGCCGACGTGCTGGAAACCGCGCGCATGGCGGAAGGGCGCGGACCCGGCGGTGCCTCGCTGCTTGCCCAAGACGTGTACGCGCGCCGCTTCGCCGAACTCGACGTGCGCGCCCGCGCGCTCGATGCCGCCTGGTGGCCTGCTGTTCGCACGGTGGAGGCGGGCGGCGACGCCGGCCTGGACGCTTCGTTGCTCAAGCTGCAGGGCAACACGCTGCTGCAAGACCTGCAGCAGCTGCAGCTCGAGTTCGCGGGCCTCGAGGCCTTGCCCTGCGACGCCGGTGCCATCGACGGCGTGCCCAACCCCGAGCCGCTGTCGCCCACCTACGCCGAAAACCTGGCGCTGCATGTCTGGCGCTACCGCGGCATCACGCTGGGCGGCGGCACGTCGGAGGTGCAGCGCGGCATCGTCGCCAAGGCCATCTTCGGCGGACAGAGCGCGCTCGACGGCGATGCGGGCGAGCCGCTGAACGACGAGCAGGCGATGCTCGACGCGGCCCTGCGCCGTCTGCTGGCAGATCGCTACGCCTTCGAGCACCGCCAGCGAGTGCTCGCGGACCACGGCGGCTTCGACGCGTCGTTCTGGCAGTCGTTGCACGACCTGGGCATCGGCAGCCTGTGCGTGCCCGAGCGCGACGGCGGCTTCGGCGGCGGCGCGGTCGAACTCAGTGCTGTGATGGAGGCGACCGGCGAAGCGCTGCTGCTCGAACCTTTGCTCTGGAGCACGGTGCTCGGCGTGCAGCTGGTGAGCGACACGCCGCCTTCGGAGGTGCGCAGCCGGCTGCTCGACGGCCTGGCGGACGGCTCGCTGCGCGTGGCATTCGCGCACGGCGAAGGCAACGGCGTGGCCGATGTCGCGCGCATCGACACCCTCGCGCGGCGCGACCGCGACGGCTGGCGCCTGAGCGGACGCAAGCGTTTCGTGCTCGGCGGCGACGGCGCGCAGACGCTGCTCGTGAGCGCGCGGCTTGAAGACGGCGGCCTCGGCCTGTTCGCCTGCGACGCGGCGGCAGCGGGTGTTGCACGACGCAGCTATCGCCTGCACGACGGGCGCGGCGCCTGCGACGCCGTGTTCGACAACGTGGCGCTGCCCATCGATGCGCTCATCGCCGGGCCCGAGCGCGCCGGCGAAATCATCGAGGAGGCCGTGGCTTTCGCGACCCTCGCGCTGGCCGCCGAGAGCGTCGGTGCGATGCGCCGCGCGCTCGCGATCACGGTCGACTACATGCGCACGCGCAAGCAGTTCGACCGCGCGCTGGCCGACTACCAGGCGCTGCAGCACCGCGTGGTCGAGCACTACCGGCTGTGGGGGCAGGCGCGCACGCTGGTGCGCGAGGCCGCGCAGGGCTGGCCTGCTGTTTCGCCGCAGGAGCGTGTGCGCCGCGTGAGCGCGGCCAAGTACGCCGCCGGCCTGGCGGGCCGCGCCATCGCGCTCGACGGTCTGCAGCTGCACGGCGCCGTCGGCCTGCAGGACGAGACCGCCATCAGCCACTACGCCAAGCGGCTCATGGCCAACGACGTGCTGCTCGGCGATGCCACTTTCCATCTCGGCCGCTTTGCCGGCGCAGGAGCCGCGATCCCATGA